A region from the Sphingopyxis lindanitolerans genome encodes:
- a CDS encoding saccharopine dehydrogenase family protein, translating to MKKILVVGAGKIGEMIAALLAGTGDYEVVVIDHSDAQLAKLPPREAVRTLRIDVTDEAALAAAMAGTFAAVSAVPYDVTRHVAIAAGTAGVHYLDLTEDVATTRLVKELADGAAQAFIPQCGLAPGFISIVAHDVAKHFDELDAIRMRVGALPKYPSNALGYNLTWSTDGVINEYDEPCEAIVKGELRETSPLEELEHFALDGVQYEAFNTSGGLGTLCETLKGRVDTLNYKTIRYPGHRDVMKLLIQDLKLGQRRLLLKDVLEFSLPATTQDVVLVFVTVSGRKNGRFLQESYARKIYSGVICGVEGTGIQITTAAGICAVLDLLSDGTISQRGFVRQEDIELDRFLANRFGRAYSLVEAVKVQTG from the coding sequence ATGAAAAAAATTCTCGTCGTCGGCGCCGGCAAAATCGGGGAGATGATTGCCGCGCTTCTGGCCGGCACCGGCGATTACGAAGTCGTCGTTATCGACCATTCTGACGCGCAACTCGCCAAGCTTCCACCGCGCGAGGCGGTCCGAACCCTTCGAATCGACGTGACCGACGAAGCCGCACTGGCCGCCGCAATGGCCGGGACGTTCGCCGCGGTGTCGGCGGTTCCCTATGATGTGACGCGCCACGTCGCGATCGCCGCGGGCACGGCTGGGGTCCATTATCTCGACCTGACCGAAGATGTTGCGACGACCCGGCTGGTGAAAGAGCTTGCCGACGGCGCGGCCCAGGCCTTCATTCCGCAGTGCGGCCTCGCGCCTGGGTTCATCTCGATCGTCGCGCATGACGTTGCGAAACATTTCGACGAGCTCGATGCGATACGCATGCGCGTCGGCGCGCTTCCCAAATATCCTTCGAACGCGCTCGGCTATAATCTGACGTGGTCGACCGACGGCGTGATCAACGAATATGACGAGCCGTGCGAGGCGATCGTCAAGGGCGAGCTTCGCGAGACGTCGCCGCTCGAGGAACTCGAACATTTCGCGCTCGACGGCGTCCAATATGAGGCATTCAATACCAGCGGCGGGCTGGGCACCCTGTGCGAAACGCTGAAGGGACGGGTCGACACGCTCAACTATAAGACGATCCGCTATCCCGGCCACCGCGACGTCATGAAGCTGCTCATTCAGGACCTGAAACTGGGCCAGCGCCGTTTGCTTCTCAAGGATGTGCTCGAATTCTCGCTGCCCGCGACCACGCAGGATGTCGTGCTCGTGTTCGTGACGGTCAGTGGCCGAAAAAATGGCCGATTCCTGCAGGAAAGCTATGCGAGAAAAATCTATAGCGGCGTGATCTGCGGCGTCGAAGGGACCGGAATCCAGATCACCACGGCCGCCGGCATCTGCGCGGTGCTCGACCTCCTTTCCGACGGAACGATTTCGCAGCGTGGCTTCGTTCGTCAGGAAGATATCGAGCTCGATCGGTTCCTCGCCAACCGCTTCGGCCGCGCCTATTCGCTCGTCGAGGCGGTAAAGGTCCAGACGGGCTAA